Sequence from the Thermodesulfobacteriota bacterium genome:
AACGCAAGTGATGAAGAGTTAGTTAAAGCATTTGCTGACAACGGTGATGAAGCAGCCTTTGAAGAAATTGTTAACAGATACTCTGATAAAATTTACGGATTTGCGCTCAGGATTACTCGTAATGCTAATGATGCAGAAGAAGTTTTCCAGGAAGTATTTCTAATATTAGCAAAGAAGTTAAGCACATTCAGAGGAGAATCTAAATTCTCAAGCTGGCTATATAGGGTTACAGCAAATACGAGCTATATGTACCTGCGTACTCAAAAAAAACATGACAGCAACTTAAGCCTTGAAACCTATTCGCCTTATGATGAAGAGGGCACTCTTATGGGCAAAATAATGTATAAGGATTGGAGCTCCAGACCTGATATAATTATTTTCAGCAAAGAGGCTCTTGAAATTATTGACAAATCGATTAATGATTTACCTGAGTCCTACAGAACTGTTTTTCATCTAAGAGATATAGAAGGTCTTTCAAACGAAGAAGTGGCAGATGTACTTGAGCTTTCCATATCCGCAGTTAAATCGAGACTTCATAGAGCTAGGCTCTTTCTTAGGGATAGGTTGTCTGACTACTTTTATGAATGGAGAAAATAGATATGTTTATGTGTAAAGACGTGGTCGAAAACATAATGGTTTATATCGATGATGAACTCGATTTAGAGACCCTTAAAGAGCTAGAGAAACATACTGGCGTCTGTCCGGAATGTATGGCCTTTGTTAACACCTATCGAAGAATGTTGGAAGTTACAGGAAAATTAAAAGAGAAACACTTTGTTACCCCTGATGTAAGAAACCGTCTAAGAGTACTACTTAAATCAAAGATAAAACCTTGCTAATATATTTGACAATATACTTTAGTTAGAATCCTGACCTTTAGTTTCCACATTAAATCCTGTGCTCAGTCCAGGTTGAGCTTGATTAATCTGATAGTAAATTGCGGTTGCTCTGTCTGAATCGCCGAGCTGTTCGTATGACAGGGCCATGTGCATTTTTGCAATTGTTAAATAAGGGCTTTGAGGCTCAGTTATTTCCGAAAGATAATCTATGGCTTTCTGCCATTCATTTTGGTTGAAATAAGCCAAACCTTGAGTGAGCTTTGCTGAATCTACCAGCATTGGCTCATCTGTTTCATTCGCCTTAAAACGATCGAGCAAGCTTAGAGACTCCTGGTAATTCCCCTCATTAAAATTAATCATTGCCGCATAATAAAGTGCTACGTTTGAAACCCCGCTATTCGGGTGTTCTTTTTCAAGTTCCAAGAAACCAGCTAGAGCTCCTTCAGTGTCGCCTGAATCTAATTTATTCATAGCGCTTTGAAACATATTGTTTGCTTCGATTCCCTGATTCTGCGAGCTCGTGTTAATAAAGAATGCTCCTACCAAAACAACTATAACTACTACTACTGCTATCAGAATTTTTTTTGCGTGATCAGATGTAAAATCAACAATTCGCCCGACCGTTTTATTAAATTCGTCAGGCTGCTTTAGATCTTTTTCAGTATATTTTATTTTTGTAGACATAGGGGGAAATTATAATCAGAGCTTAAAGAATTACAAGATCGGCGCACTTAAATCGTAAGAATAACCCAGTGATAATCCTTGCAGATTGCAGTGTGTAAAGCTACACTTCTAATGGAGAAACTATAATGCTAAAACGACTCTCTATATTGCTTATACTTATGTCAGCATTCAGTTTTTATCTGAGCTATGCAGATACAGATAAAGAACCAGCTGAAAAAGAACAGAACTCCACTGATACTCTGCCGCCCAATGATATAGTTCTAATTCAGATAAACGGAACTATAAACCCGGCAACTCTTGATTATATAAAAGCAGGTCTCAATGAAGCTGAAGCTAAATCCGCAGGCGCTTTGTTTATACTTTTAGATACACCAGGCGGACTG
This genomic interval carries:
- a CDS encoding zf-HC2 domain-containing protein, whose product is MFMCKDVVENIMVYIDDELDLETLKELEKHTGVCPECMAFVNTYRRMLEVTGKLKEKHFVTPDVRNRLRVLLKSKIKPC
- a CDS encoding sigma-70 family RNA polymerase sigma factor; this translates as MEIGFIKKLINVISTGENQPLNNASDEELVKAFADNGDEAAFEEIVNRYSDKIYGFALRITRNANDAEEVFQEVFLILAKKLSTFRGESKFSSWLYRVTANTSYMYLRTQKKHDSNLSLETYSPYDEEGTLMGKIMYKDWSSRPDIIIFSKEALEIIDKSINDLPESYRTVFHLRDIEGLSNEEVADVLELSISAVKSRLHRARLFLRDRLSDYFYEWRK
- a CDS encoding tetratricopeptide repeat protein, which encodes MSTKIKYTEKDLKQPDEFNKTVGRIVDFTSDHAKKILIAVVVVIVVLVGAFFINTSSQNQGIEANNMFQSAMNKLDSGDTEGALAGFLELEKEHPNSGVSNVALYYAAMINFNEGNYQESLSLLDRFKANETDEPMLVDSAKLTQGLAYFNQNEWQKAIDYLSEITEPQSPYLTIAKMHMALSYEQLGDSDRATAIYYQINQAQPGLSTGFNVETKGQDSN